A section of the Nitrospirota bacterium genome encodes:
- the murB gene encoding UDP-N-acetylmuramate dehydrogenase → MKEILSGDIFDGEVRFTEPMRNHTSLKIGGPADIFTIPRDILSLNRLHAHLARNHIPVFALGGGTNILVRDGGIEGAVISFRSLKKIDTLSEDSEWVNLSVAAGTLLQSLVRYAQEKGYSGMEGLAGIPGTVGGAICGNAGAFGQEIKDVLIAVEIMDTEGNVKRVHKKDMRFGYRSSGILPRELLINAEMQLRKDSREDVASRVEAFLRIKRETQPIWEPSAGCVFKNPPGLAAGKLIDEIECKGMRIGDAEVSTLHANFFINKGKATASDFIALMKEVARRVREKFHVILEPEIRIVGRDSVNE, encoded by the coding sequence ATGAAAGAAATCTTATCCGGAGATATTTTTGACGGAGAAGTGAGATTCACGGAACCGATGAGAAACCATACATCCCTGAAGATCGGAGGGCCTGCGGACATTTTTACGATACCCCGGGATATCCTCTCGCTGAATCGGCTGCATGCACACTTGGCAAGAAATCATATCCCTGTATTTGCATTGGGAGGCGGGACGAATATTCTGGTAAGGGACGGGGGCATCGAAGGCGCGGTCATTTCCTTCAGATCCCTGAAAAAAATCGACACGCTATCGGAAGACTCCGAATGGGTAAATCTGTCTGTTGCAGCCGGCACCCTTCTCCAGTCACTTGTCCGTTATGCACAGGAAAAAGGATATTCAGGTATGGAAGGCCTTGCGGGCATCCCTGGGACTGTCGGCGGGGCGATCTGCGGAAACGCGGGCGCCTTCGGCCAGGAAATAAAGGACGTGCTGATTGCTGTTGAGATCATGGACACTGAAGGGAACGTAAAGAGAGTGCACAAAAAAGACATGCGTTTCGGATACCGCAGTTCAGGAATCCTGCCCAGGGAACTGCTGATCAACGCCGAGATGCAGCTCAGGAAGGACAGCAGGGAGGACGTGGCGTCGAGGGTTGAGGCTTTCCTGAGAATCAAGCGGGAAACGCAGCCAATCTGGGAGCCGTCAGCAGGATGCGTATTCAAAAATCCCCCCGGTCTTGCTGCGGGAAAGCTTATTGATGAAATAGAATGCAAGGGCATGAGGATAGGAGACGCAGAGGTCAGCACACTCCATGCAAATTTTTTCATAAATAAAGGGAAGGCAACTGCCTCTGATTTTATCGCTCTGATGAAAGAGGTTGCGCGCAGGGTAAGGGAAAAGTTTCACGTGATCCTTGAACCGGAGATAAGAATTGTCGGGAGGGATAGTGTTAACGAATAG
- the murC gene encoding UDP-N-acetylmuramate--L-alanine ligase, which translates to MFERYRVIHFVGIGGIGMSGIAEVLHNLGYTVTGSDLRDSETTKKLRTLGIKVYIGHYAENIDDAHVLVISSAVAGSNPEVIEAKRKSIPVIPRAEMLAELARLKYSVLVAGAHGKTTTTSLISTIFAYGGLDPTVVIGGRLKATGSNARLGQGAFLVAEADESDGSFLKLSPTIGVVTNIDREHMDFFKTIDSLKEAFLSFMNKVPFYGTTVVCIENAHLRSLLPSVHRRYVTYGLTQNAHLYAENIRKGFMSVSFEAVYKGRNIGVFELPIPGVHNVLNSLASIGVALILKMEPQIVKDALREFSGIQRRMEFKGEVAGIKVYDDYGHHPAEILATLKAVKEGLELAGQKTGRLLVLFQPHRYTRTRDLFDDFSVSFADADLLVVLDIYAAGESPVEGVNAEILAQRIRGAGNENAVYLPDHGEAVDYIVETSREGDIVLTLGAGNVWKLGEEMLERLGQGNSIK; encoded by the coding sequence ATGTTTGAGAGATACAGGGTAATACATTTTGTCGGTATCGGGGGTATCGGGATGTCAGGTATCGCCGAAGTCCTCCATAACCTGGGATATACGGTTACCGGTTCAGACCTCAGGGATTCTGAGACGACGAAAAAACTGAGGACACTGGGGATTAAGGTGTATATCGGCCATTATGCGGAAAACATAGATGACGCCCATGTTCTTGTCATATCTTCGGCGGTTGCGGGCAGTAATCCCGAGGTGATTGAGGCAAAACGCAAGTCAATACCGGTGATCCCCCGTGCAGAGATGCTCGCCGAACTTGCGCGGCTGAAGTACAGCGTGCTTGTTGCAGGTGCCCATGGGAAGACAACAACAACCTCCCTGATTTCGACTATCTTCGCCTATGGCGGCCTTGATCCTACAGTGGTCATAGGCGGACGTCTGAAAGCAACCGGGAGCAATGCAAGGCTGGGCCAGGGAGCTTTTCTCGTGGCAGAAGCGGATGAGAGTGACGGTTCTTTTCTGAAACTTTCCCCGACTATCGGGGTTGTCACCAATATCGACAGGGAACACATGGATTTTTTCAAGACCATAGATTCATTGAAAGAGGCTTTTTTGTCCTTTATGAATAAGGTCCCGTTTTACGGTACAACAGTTGTATGCATAGAAAATGCACATCTGCGTTCACTCCTTCCCTCGGTGCACAGAAGATATGTCACCTACGGACTTACCCAGAATGCGCATCTGTATGCCGAGAACATCAGAAAAGGGTTCATGTCAGTTAGCTTTGAGGCGGTGTACAAGGGAAGGAATATCGGGGTATTTGAGCTTCCGATCCCTGGAGTCCACAATGTGCTGAATAGCCTGGCTTCTATAGGGGTCGCGCTGATTCTCAAGATGGAGCCGCAAATTGTGAAGGATGCACTGAGGGAATTCAGCGGTATACAGAGAAGAATGGAATTCAAGGGAGAGGTCGCCGGCATCAAAGTATATGACGACTACGGCCATCACCCTGCGGAAATACTGGCAACCCTGAAGGCAGTGAAAGAAGGGCTGGAACTGGCAGGCCAGAAGACCGGCCGGCTGCTGGTCCTTTTTCAGCCTCACCGGTACACAAGGACTCGGGATCTTTTCGACGATTTTTCTGTCTCATTTGCTGACGCGGATCTGCTCGTGGTTCTCGACATTTATGCGGCAGGAGAGAGCCCGGTTGAAGGGGTGAATGCGGAGATACTGGCACAACGCATTCGGGGCGCAGGGAATGAGAATGCAGTGTACCTTCCGGACCACGGTGAAGCTGTGGATTATATTGTCGAAACCAGCAGGGAAGGAGATATCGTGCTTACCCTGGGAGCAGGCAATGTATGGAAGCTGGGAGAGGAGATGCTCGAAAGGCTGGGCCAGGGGAACAGCATAAAATGA
- the murG gene encoding undecaprenyldiphospho-muramoylpentapeptide beta-N-acetylglucosaminyltransferase, whose translation MRVIIAGGGTGGHLFPGLAVAEEIRHRDASTEVIFAGTEYGIEARVVPREGYPIKFIRAEGLMGVSFLKKMRAGIKIFYSVADSYRIIRKIQPDIVIGVGGYASGAVVLVAFLMSVPTMILEQNSVPGFTNKMLGKFVNAICITYQESISFFQRAKTFLTGNPVRMQVLKGNIESAYRLFSLEQGRFTIFAFGGSSGAKRINTAMIDALNHLLDLKDKIQFLHQTGVKDYEGIREAYRKREFKGTITPFIYQMGEAYAVADIVISRSGATTLAELTALGKPAILIPYPHAAGNHQELNARKLREMGAARMILDRELNGEILARTIKELYMNQALRTEMQRNSSAVGRPDACQRVVDIATSLIRQQSGGTGSIPKNRTDNV comes from the coding sequence ATGAGGGTAATCATCGCAGGCGGCGGGACAGGGGGACATCTCTTCCCCGGTCTGGCAGTTGCTGAGGAAATCAGGCACAGGGATGCTTCTACGGAAGTGATATTCGCGGGAACAGAATATGGCATCGAGGCACGGGTGGTGCCAAGGGAAGGGTATCCCATCAAGTTCATACGGGCGGAAGGGTTAATGGGCGTATCGTTTCTGAAAAAGATGAGGGCCGGCATAAAAATTTTTTACTCAGTAGCAGATTCCTACAGGATTATCAGAAAGATCCAGCCCGATATCGTCATCGGTGTCGGCGGCTACGCATCCGGTGCGGTTGTGCTGGTTGCTTTTCTGATGTCGGTGCCCACGATGATCCTTGAACAGAATTCGGTCCCGGGATTTACCAATAAGATGCTCGGAAAATTCGTAAACGCAATTTGTATCACATACCAGGAAAGCATATCCTTTTTTCAGCGGGCAAAAACATTTCTCACAGGGAACCCGGTGAGGATGCAGGTGCTGAAGGGAAACATCGAATCAGCCTACAGGCTTTTTTCCCTCGAACAAGGGAGGTTTACCATATTTGCCTTTGGCGGCAGTTCGGGGGCGAAGCGTATCAACACTGCCATGATAGATGCCCTGAATCACCTGCTTGACCTCAAAGACAAAATCCAGTTCCTCCATCAGACCGGGGTGAAAGATTATGAAGGCATCAGGGAAGCTTACAGAAAGAGGGAATTCAAAGGTACGATAACGCCGTTTATCTATCAGATGGGTGAGGCGTACGCTGTAGCGGACATCGTTATCTCACGCTCCGGGGCAACAACACTTGCAGAACTGACCGCACTGGGCAAACCGGCGATTCTGATTCCTTATCCGCATGCTGCAGGAAACCACCAGGAACTGAATGCAAGAAAGCTGCGTGAAATGGGAGCGGCAAGGATGATCCTGGACCGCGAGCTGAACGGCGAGATCCTTGCCAGAACCATCAAGGAATTATATATGAATCAGGCCCTGAGGACTGAAATGCAGCGGAACAGCAGTGCTGTCGGAAGACCGGATGCGTGCCAGAGGGTTGTTGATATTGCGACGAGCCTTATTAGGCAGCAGTCAGGTGGAACGGGCAGCATCCCAAAGAACAGGACAGACAATGTTTGA
- the ftsW gene encoding putative lipid II flippase FtsW has protein sequence MGKYDKWLLLLTAFLVGFGALMIYSSTSIVTQVLAKKGITEFYYFKRHMFTIMIGVTFLVIAYRLNPQFIRKMALPLLVVSFVLLILVFLPGIGVTAGGARRWIRLWPSTFQPSEIAKLAMVIYMARYMSMPEYKTDSFISFIKPVGIMILFQAVILKQPDFGAAMSLAFLTFALLFLSGAKLRYFGYLAVPAVPIIIKLATEPYRLKRITSFMNPWEDPLGSGFQLIQSFIALGSGGLTGVGLGSSKQKLAYLPESHTDFIFSIIGEEFGFIGVSVIVAFFMILFIKGISVANKAKDSFVFYLATGLSLMISLQALINFAVATGLVPTKGLPLPFISYGGSSLLVNMAAIGILLNISKGEKEWENLTSSREILVRRKARRNVYRKYDASAG, from the coding sequence GTGGGAAAATATGACAAGTGGCTGCTTCTTCTGACCGCTTTTCTGGTAGGGTTCGGTGCGCTGATGATTTACAGTTCGACCTCTATTGTCACTCAGGTTCTCGCGAAGAAAGGGATAACGGAGTTCTATTATTTCAAACGACACATGTTTACGATCATGATAGGGGTTACTTTTCTTGTCATCGCATACAGGCTGAACCCTCAATTCATCCGGAAGATGGCGCTCCCCCTGCTGGTAGTGTCGTTTGTGCTGTTGATTCTTGTTTTTCTCCCGGGGATCGGCGTGACCGCAGGAGGCGCACGAAGATGGATACGCCTGTGGCCGTCGACATTCCAGCCCTCGGAGATTGCCAAGCTCGCAATGGTGATATATATGGCGAGATATATGTCAATGCCCGAGTACAAAACCGACAGTTTCATATCATTCATAAAACCGGTCGGTATCATGATCCTGTTCCAGGCGGTTATCCTTAAACAGCCCGATTTCGGCGCGGCGATGAGTCTTGCATTCCTGACATTCGCATTGCTCTTTCTCTCCGGTGCAAAACTCAGATATTTTGGGTATCTTGCGGTCCCTGCAGTGCCGATTATCATCAAACTGGCGACGGAGCCTTACCGCCTCAAAAGAATTACTTCATTTATGAACCCATGGGAAGACCCCCTCGGAAGCGGGTTTCAGCTTATTCAATCTTTTATTGCCCTCGGAAGCGGAGGACTGACAGGGGTAGGTCTCGGGAGTTCCAAGCAGAAACTGGCCTATCTCCCGGAATCGCATACAGATTTTATCTTCTCGATCATCGGGGAGGAATTCGGCTTCATAGGGGTATCGGTGATTGTCGCGTTTTTCATGATTTTGTTTATTAAGGGGATATCTGTTGCGAATAAAGCAAAGGACAGTTTTGTTTTTTATCTGGCAACAGGGCTTTCGCTGATGATATCCCTTCAGGCGCTTATCAACTTTGCGGTTGCCACAGGTCTGGTGCCGACAAAGGGGCTGCCTCTTCCTTTCATCAGTTACGGCGGTTCTTCCCTTCTGGTGAATATGGCTGCAATAGGGATACTTCTTAACATCTCCAAGGGCGAAAAAGAATGGGAGAATCTGACAAGCAGCCGGGAAATACTTGTCAGGAGGAAGGCGAGAAGAAATGTATACAGGAAATATGATGCATCTGCAGGTTGA
- the murD gene encoding UDP-N-acetylmuramoyl-L-alanine--D-glutamate ligase, translated as MDVKGKNVTVVGLARSGAGAANLLAALGARVTVTDIRRGEELEHYVRQLSASVRPVLGAHPENVFVNADMLVVSPGVPLDIPPIARARAEGVPVIGELELAYQLAGNKTPFLSVTGTNGKSTTTALLDFMMRKGGFRAVLGGNIGNALTEEFLKQREGTGNPDADFIVAEVSSFQLESIQDFKPRGAVIVNITPDHLDRYHSLEEYADAKARIFENQDTGDFLVVNHDDPQTMQVVRQKVRGNGRHPAIVHFSRKEKVEGIYAEEGVVYANLPALPLSPCPFPLIHADEIRIKGVHNLENAMAASAMALLAGCSDGAVTASLREFPGLEHRLEPVRSLKGVTYFNDSKGTNVGAVIKSLESFTEPVILIAGGRDKSGDFSLLKQLIRERVKAVILIGEASEKIQKAVGEAARTIRAGDLRDAVMKAKDCAADGDVVLLSPACASFDMFADFEDRGRQFKKIVGELE; from the coding sequence ATGGACGTGAAGGGTAAGAACGTGACTGTTGTCGGGCTTGCGAGAAGCGGGGCAGGCGCTGCAAACCTGCTTGCCGCACTCGGGGCACGGGTGACGGTGACAGATATCAGAAGAGGCGAAGAACTGGAGCATTATGTCAGGCAGCTCAGCGCTTCAGTGAGACCTGTCCTGGGAGCCCACCCTGAAAATGTCTTTGTGAATGCGGACATGCTGGTGGTAAGCCCGGGAGTTCCGCTTGACATTCCCCCTATTGCCAGGGCGAGGGCAGAAGGGGTACCGGTCATCGGGGAACTTGAACTCGCATATCAGCTTGCAGGAAACAAGACTCCCTTTTTGTCGGTGACCGGCACTAACGGCAAGTCAACGACAACAGCGCTGCTCGACTTCATGATGAGGAAGGGCGGGTTCAGGGCTGTTCTCGGAGGAAATATTGGCAATGCCCTGACTGAGGAATTCTTAAAACAGAGAGAGGGAACCGGAAATCCGGATGCGGATTTCATCGTTGCGGAGGTGTCCAGCTTTCAGCTGGAATCCATACAAGACTTCAAACCAAGGGGCGCAGTGATTGTCAACATTACCCCTGACCATCTTGACAGATATCATTCACTCGAAGAATATGCCGATGCAAAGGCAAGGATATTCGAAAACCAGGACACCGGTGATTTCCTCGTGGTAAATCATGATGACCCCCAAACGATGCAGGTTGTAAGGCAAAAAGTGCGGGGCAACGGAAGACACCCGGCAATTGTGCATTTCAGCCGGAAAGAAAAGGTCGAGGGCATCTATGCAGAGGAGGGTGTTGTGTATGCCAATCTCCCTGCCTTGCCTCTTTCGCCTTGCCCCTTTCCCCTGATACACGCGGATGAGATACGGATTAAAGGTGTACATAACCTGGAGAACGCCATGGCTGCCTCTGCCATGGCGCTCCTTGCAGGATGCAGTGACGGGGCGGTCACTGCATCTCTGAGGGAATTCCCCGGCCTTGAGCACAGGCTTGAACCGGTGAGAAGTCTGAAGGGCGTGACATACTTCAATGACTCCAAGGGGACGAATGTCGGAGCGGTGATAAAATCGCTCGAAAGCTTTACAGAGCCGGTAATCCTGATTGCAGGAGGGAGGGACAAGTCAGGAGATTTTTCCCTGTTGAAGCAGCTGATAAGAGAAAGAGTGAAGGCTGTCATATTGATAGGAGAGGCGAGCGAAAAGATACAGAAGGCCGTCGGTGAAGCTGCCCGCACGATCAGGGCGGGAGATTTGCGAGATGCAGTGATGAAGGCGAAGGATTGTGCGGCAGATGGCGATGTCGTTCTCCTTTCGCCCGCATGTGCGAGCTTTGACATGTTCGCAGATTTTGAGGACAGAGGCAGGCAGTTCAAGAAAATAGTGGGGGAACTGGAATAG
- a CDS encoding D-alanyl-D-alanine carboxypeptidase family protein, whose protein sequence is MTTKRQSAHSMQTICPGYKKLWACFLVIACCMLPAFCLAAGIHSRAAVVMDASTGRLLYAKNPDLRCPPASTTKLMTAIVVIENADLYNITTISRNASRVSPHKAGFRAGDRLTIEKLLFAALLGSANDAAVALAEAVAGSEPKFVELMNQKALSIGATDTKFINASGLPGKGQYTTASDLSKIMEYALRYQKLKEIIGTRATEISTRGGDSIYLRNTNRLLWSDEDLVGGKTGYTRKARHCFVCAAERQNDTIIVALLGSPSRSDLWRESETLINRGFEVISNDEKPTIYFTKAVYSEQEVKKPEVKKRSKIKKKKKSKGETKLVKKGLKNKTTKAIVKNNKNKKRAIAKHKGGKKNWRIAEKNKIDGREG, encoded by the coding sequence ATGACTACTAAGCGTCAATCAGCACACAGTATGCAGACCATCTGTCCGGGATATAAAAAGCTGTGGGCTTGCTTCCTGGTAATTGCCTGCTGTATGCTCCCTGCGTTTTGTCTTGCTGCCGGCATTCATTCAAGGGCTGCGGTTGTCATGGACGCATCAACCGGGAGACTCCTGTATGCAAAAAATCCTGATCTCAGGTGTCCTCCCGCAAGCACAACCAAGCTGATGACGGCGATAGTTGTTATCGAGAATGCTGACCTCTACAATATTACGACCATAAGCAGGAACGCCTCCCGCGTATCTCCGCATAAGGCAGGGTTCAGGGCGGGTGACCGGCTGACCATAGAAAAACTCCTGTTTGCGGCGCTTCTTGGATCTGCAAATGATGCAGCTGTTGCACTCGCAGAGGCGGTTGCGGGCTCAGAGCCGAAATTTGTTGAGCTGATGAACCAGAAGGCTCTGTCAATCGGTGCGACTGATACAAAATTTATTAATGCAAGCGGACTGCCGGGGAAAGGGCAGTATACAACTGCGTCCGATCTGTCAAAGATTATGGAGTATGCGCTGAGATATCAGAAGCTGAAAGAGATTATCGGCACCCGTGCAACGGAAATTTCTACAAGGGGAGGAGATTCGATATATCTGAGAAACACCAACAGGCTTCTGTGGTCGGATGAGGACCTGGTGGGCGGCAAAACTGGATATACCCGCAAGGCGCGTCATTGTTTTGTATGCGCTGCTGAACGGCAGAACGATACCATCATTGTCGCATTGCTCGGAAGCCCGAGCAGGAGCGACCTCTGGAGGGAGTCAGAAACGCTGATCAACAGAGGATTTGAAGTAATCAGCAACGATGAGAAGCCGACCATCTACTTTACCAAAGCGGTTTACAGTGAGCAGGAAGTAAAAAAGCCCGAAGTGAAAAAAAGGTCGAAAATAAAGAAGAAAAAGAAGTCAAAGGGTGAAACGAAGCTGGTAAAAAAAGGATTGAAGAACAAGACAACAAAGGCGATTGTAAAGAATAACAAAAACAAGAAACGTGCGATTGCAAAACATAAAGGCGGGAAGAAGAATTGGCGGATAGCGGAGAAAAATAAAATCGATGGACGTGAAGGGTAA
- the mraY gene encoding phospho-N-acetylmuramoyl-pentapeptide-transferase, whose product MLYNLFYSLHEWFSPLNVFRYITFRTFLAVLTAMVFSLILGPWIFRQLRKLSLTQQIRDDGPKAHLGKSGTPTMGGILIILCMLIALLMWGDLKNIYIWTLIVSLVGFGGIGFLDDYLKVYRRNHTGLRAYQKFGLQILLALMIGIFLYMNPKDPYADVLSIPFFKKWLIDLGWMYIPFSVMVIVGSSNAVNLTDGIDGLAIGLVAVAALANAVLVYLSGHKGLAQYLQVLYLPGTGELTVFCGAMFGAALGFLWYNSYPAEVFMGDVGSLGLGGALGTLAVMTKHEIVLAVVGGIFVIETVSVMLQVASFKLTGKRIFKMAPVHHHFELKGWSEPKVIIRFWIIGIMLALLSLATLKVR is encoded by the coding sequence ATGCTCTACAACCTGTTCTACAGCCTGCACGAATGGTTTTCTCCACTGAATGTATTCAGGTATATCACGTTCAGAACGTTCCTTGCGGTGCTTACGGCCATGGTGTTCTCCCTGATACTCGGTCCATGGATCTTCAGGCAACTGAGAAAACTGAGTCTTACGCAGCAGATACGGGATGACGGTCCAAAGGCGCATCTGGGCAAGTCAGGGACACCCACCATGGGAGGGATCCTCATAATCCTCTGCATGCTCATTGCGCTGCTAATGTGGGGGGACCTGAAGAACATCTACATATGGACGCTGATCGTTTCGCTCGTCGGGTTTGGGGGAATCGGTTTTCTTGACGACTATCTCAAGGTGTACAGGAGAAACCACACGGGCCTCAGGGCATATCAGAAGTTCGGGTTGCAGATACTTCTGGCCCTGATGATCGGAATTTTTCTTTATATGAATCCGAAGGACCCATATGCGGATGTCCTGAGTATCCCGTTTTTCAAAAAATGGCTCATTGATCTCGGATGGATGTATATACCGTTTTCGGTCATGGTGATCGTCGGCTCGTCCAATGCGGTCAATCTCACGGATGGCATAGACGGGCTTGCGATCGGACTGGTTGCGGTTGCTGCACTTGCCAACGCCGTGCTCGTGTATCTTTCCGGTCATAAAGGGCTGGCACAGTACCTTCAGGTTCTCTATCTTCCGGGTACGGGTGAACTGACGGTTTTTTGCGGCGCCATGTTCGGTGCTGCGCTCGGCTTTCTCTGGTATAACTCCTATCCCGCAGAGGTCTTCATGGGCGATGTGGGGTCGCTCGGTCTCGGAGGCGCCCTGGGAACCCTTGCCGTGATGACGAAACACGAGATAGTGCTGGCGGTGGTAGGAGGTATTTTTGTGATAGAGACTGTTTCCGTGATGCTCCAGGTGGCATCCTTCAAGCTCACAGGGAAGAGGATATTCAAAATGGCACCTGTTCATCATCACTTCGAACTCAAGGGATGGTCAGAGCCCAAGGTGATCATCAGATTCTGGATAATCGGGATAATGCTTGCGCTGTTAAGCCTGGCAACGTTGAAAGTGAGGTGA
- the murF gene encoding UDP-N-acetylmuramoyl-tripeptide--D-alanyl-D-alanine ligase — MNTITCDDRKNMMALSVTEIVEATGGRLISPGTDSFTGVSIDSRKIQHGELFIALKGDRFDGHDFLPEALGNGSGAIVSRPPDTVFRDKTIIFVGDTLKALQDVGRRMRCARNIPAVAITGSNGKTTTKELISSILGTRYRVLKNAGNLNNHIGLPLSLTRISGADEVIVLEMGASGPGEIRQLCGIAVPDYGVITNISHAHLEGFGDIATVRKTKLELLESVSLAVVNADDDFLMEGLKQSGFQGKLIRYGIKNPSDIYASDIELKERGSRFVMHAQGRTMEISPQISGMFNISNLLAAAAVGFLFDIAPESIKEAIESFTGVPMRLEVREVEGIKVISDVYNANPASMEEAVKELVRNRQGRVIAVLGDMLELGTYEEEAHRKLGRLMSDLRIDIFVAVGPCMSLAASEFRGEVHRLQTSAEAAKVLGDIRRNGDTVLIKGSRGMRMEKVLEE, encoded by the coding sequence ATGAATACCATTACCTGTGATGACAGAAAAAATATGATGGCACTCAGCGTTACAGAGATTGTTGAAGCAACAGGGGGAAGACTGATTTCCCCCGGAACCGACTCGTTCACAGGGGTGTCGATAGATTCAAGAAAGATACAACACGGAGAACTGTTTATCGCATTGAAGGGAGACAGGTTCGACGGCCATGATTTTCTGCCCGAGGCATTAGGAAACGGCAGCGGCGCCATTGTCAGCCGTCCCCCTGATACAGTCTTCAGGGATAAGACCATTATCTTTGTCGGTGATACTTTGAAGGCACTCCAGGATGTCGGTCGCCGCATGCGGTGTGCGCGGAATATCCCGGCTGTTGCCATAACAGGCTCCAATGGCAAGACGACTACAAAAGAACTCATTTCTTCGATTCTGGGCACCCGTTACAGGGTGCTCAAGAACGCGGGAAATCTCAATAATCATATCGGGCTGCCGCTCAGCCTGACAAGAATATCCGGTGCAGATGAGGTTATCGTGCTCGAGATGGGAGCAAGCGGTCCCGGTGAAATACGGCAATTGTGCGGGATCGCGGTTCCTGACTATGGTGTGATCACGAATATCAGCCATGCCCATCTCGAGGGCTTCGGAGACATTGCAACAGTCAGGAAAACAAAGCTTGAACTGCTTGAGTCCGTCAGTCTTGCCGTGGTGAATGCGGACGATGATTTTCTGATGGAAGGTCTGAAACAGTCCGGATTTCAGGGGAAACTTATCAGGTACGGGATAAAAAACCCCTCAGACATTTATGCCTCTGACATCGAACTGAAGGAGAGGGGATCGCGGTTTGTCATGCATGCGCAGGGGCGAACCATGGAGATTTCCCCGCAGATATCAGGGATGTTCAATATCTCCAACCTGCTCGCTGCTGCCGCAGTCGGGTTCCTCTTCGATATCGCCCCGGAGTCAATAAAGGAAGCGATCGAATCTTTTACCGGTGTTCCGATGAGGCTTGAAGTCAGAGAGGTTGAAGGGATAAAGGTTATCAGCGATGTCTACAACGCGAATCCTGCCTCGATGGAAGAGGCGGTAAAAGAGCTCGTGAGAAACAGGCAGGGCAGGGTTATTGCTGTGCTTGGGGACATGCTGGAATTGGGGACATACGAAGAAGAAGCCCACAGAAAGCTTGGCAGACTGATGTCGGATCTCCGCATAGATATCTTTGTCGCCGTTGGCCCATGCATGTCCCTGGCTGCATCGGAATTCCGGGGTGAAGTGCACAGGCTGCAGACCTCCGCAGAGGCAGCGAAGGTGCTGGGAGACATCCGGAGGAACGGTGACACGGTTTTGATAAAAGGGTCAAGAGGAATGCGAATGGAAAAGGTTCTGGAGGAATAA